In a genomic window of Quercus lobata isolate SW786 chromosome 4, ValleyOak3.0 Primary Assembly, whole genome shotgun sequence:
- the LOC115986976 gene encoding fructokinase-1 — MPMIHHLTTTTTTLFIKSSLPFAYHAPFQYEYHNQQNPRPRPRPRPRRRRSISQWSIPRCCKKEQVYPNPQTPRARAKRSSNVGIITATGKSKEIDVATLGNLCVDIVLNVPELPPNDPALRKLYMDRLSASPPDKQYWEAGGNCNMAIAAGRVGLDCITIGHVGNDIYGRFLLDVLRNEGISMVGMMTPTQLHSDHHHHHVASSYQTLLCWVLVDPLQRHGFCSRADFSDQPAFSWLTTLSNQVKMAIQNSKILFCNGYGFDELSPHLLTSALQYAVEVGTCVFFDPGPRGNTLSNGTPQQQTALSHFLTMSDVLLLTSDEAQALTGIKNPILAGQELLKKGVRTKWVIVKMGSRGSIIISMSSISCAPAFKVNVIDTVGCGDSFVAAIAFGFIHNMPMVSSLALANAVGAATAMGCGAGRNVATLQRVIELMKTAELNEDEEFWNELLAENVDTEEITFLSKFVVNGNNHQLNRIALQKVVSELLPKLESSPVEGKVPS, encoded by the exons ATGCCTATGATCCATCATCtgacaacaaccaccaccaccctcTTCATCAAATCTTCACTCCCTTTCGCATACCATGCTCCATTTCAATATGAATATCATAATCAACAAAACCCTAGACCTAGACCTAGACCTAGACCTAGGAGGAGGCGCTCCATTTCCCAGTGGTCAATCCCTCGCTGCTGCAAAAAAGAGCAAGTGTATCCTAATCCTCAAACTCCAAGGGCCAGGGCCAAGCGAAGCTCAAACGTAGGAATTATAACAGCCACAgggaaatcaaaagaaatagatGTGGCCACTTTGGGAAATCTGTGCGTTGATATTGTGCTTAATGTTCCCGAATTGCCCCCCAATGACCCTGCTCTTCGCAAGCTCTACATGGATCGCTTATCAGCTTCACCGCCCGATAAG caATACTGGGAAGCCGGTGGTAATTGCAATATGGCAATAGCAGCAGGTCGGGTTGGACTTGATTGCATAACAATTGGTCATGTCGGTAACGACATTTATGGACGCTTCCTCCTAGACGTCCTTCGTAATGAGGGTATTTCTATGGTTGGAATGATGACCCCCACTCAACTACATTctgatcatcatcatcatcatgttGCCTCTTCTTATCAAACACTTCTCTGCTGGGTTCTTGTTGACCCTTTACAAAGACATGGTTTTTGCAG TCGAGCTGATTTCAGTGACCAGCCTGCTTTCAGTTGGTTGACCACACTCTCCAACCAAGTCAAGATGGCCATTCAAAACTCAAAGATCCTCTTTTGTAATGGTTATGGCTTTGATGAGCTTTCCCCCCACCTGCTTACCTCTGCTCTACAATATGCTGTTGAAGTTGGGACTTGTGTTTTTTTCGATCCTGGACCCCGTGGAAACACTCTTTCCAATGGAACTCCCCAACAACAGACAGCCCTTTCCCACTTCTTAACAATGAGCGACGTTCTCCTTCTCACTTCTGATGAG GCTCAAGCACTGACGGGCATAAAAAATCCAATATTAGCAGGGCAGGAGCTGCTCAAGAAAGGTGTGCGCACAAAATGGGTGATTGTTAAGATGGGTTCAAGGGGTTCAATTATAATCTCTATGTCAAGTATATCTTGTGCTCCTGCATTCAAG GTGAATGTTATTGACACTGTGGGGTGCGGAGATAGTTTTGTGGCTGCTATTGCATTTGGTTTTATACACAATATGCCCATGGTTAGTTCATTAGCACTCGCAAATGCAGTGGGTGCTGCAACCGCCATGGGTTGTGGTGCAGGTAGGAATGTAGCAACCTTGCAGAGAGTAATAGAACTAATGAAGACTGCAGAGCTCAATGAGGATGAAGAATTTTGGAATGAACTGCTTGCTGAAAATGTGGACACTGAAGAAATTACATTTCTCTCGAAATTTGTTGTTAACGGAAACAACCACCAGTTGAACCGTATTGCACTACAAAAGGTGGTCTCGGAACTGCTACCTAAGCTTGAATCTTCACCTGTGGAGGGAAAAGTGCCATCTTGA